From a region of the Gossypium raimondii isolate GPD5lz chromosome 10, ASM2569854v1, whole genome shotgun sequence genome:
- the LOC128033906 gene encoding uncharacterized protein LOC128033906 — protein sequence MGCVLGQYDESGKREKVIYYLSKKFTEYEVKYPSIEKFCCALIWMVQRLRQYMLYHTIWLISKLDPIKCMMESPALSGRMARWQILLTEYDIAYKKEGESSKEESWKMSFDDASNVLGHGIGAVLVSPEGDHYLLTARLNFFCTNNIAEYEACIIGLRAAIRRKIKILEVHGDSALVIYQIRGDWEVRDSKLVKYHDLVAELVKEFNEVTFNYFPRKENQLADALATLALMFKANKETEIMPIQMSIHETPYTVLALRRSQMDDHGSMIS from the exons ATGGGTTGCGTACTGGGACAGTATGACGagtcggggaaaagagaaaaggtaATTTACTACCTCAGTAAGAAGTTCACAGAGTATGAAGTAAAGTACCcttcaattgaaaaattttgttgtgCATTGATTTGGATGGTTCAAAGGCtcagacaatacatgttgtatcatacgatatggttaatttcaaaactgGATCCAATAAAGTGCATGATGGAGTCACCTGCACTCTCAGGAAGAATGGCACGATGGCAGATCCTTCTGACTGAGTATGACATCGCATAT AAAAAAGAGGGCGAGTCATCAAAAGAGGAATCATGGAAGATGAGCTTTGATGATGCATCGAATGTATTGGGGCATGGGATCGGAGCAGTCTTAGTGTCGCCGGAAGGGGATCATTACCTGCTCACTGCTAGATTGAATTTCTTCTGTACCAATAATATAGcagagtatgaagcttgcatcatagGACTCCGTGCAGCCATCAggaggaaaattaaaattttagaggtaCACGGGGACTCAGCATTAGTCATTTACCAAATTCGTGGAGATTGGGAAGTAAGGGATTCAAAATTAGTAAAGTATCACGATCTCGTTGCGGAACTAGTAAAAGAGTTCAATGAAGTGACTTTTAACTACTTTCCACGGAAAGAGAACCAACTGGCTGATGCCCTGGCCACTTTGGCTTTAATGttcaaagcaaacaaagaaactgaaataatgcCTATCCAGATGAGCATACATGAGACCCCCTACACTGTTTTAGCATTGAGGAGGAGTCAGATGGACGACCATGGTTCCATGATATCTTAG